Part of the Tenebrio molitor chromosome 4, icTenMoli1.1, whole genome shotgun sequence genome, tttattaagtGAAAATATAAGACGACCGATGATTAGTAAGGAACCAGTAAACACAAAGATCAAGGCGTTTCGAgaagtcattttaaaatttgacatcACCATTTTCAGTAAACAGAATGAAGACCTAGTCAAAAGTATTTGGACATTTGACAGCAACGAACTTATAAATGATACACAAGCACAAGAACTCATAGTGGATTACCAGCTCACCTCTAATGACAAGACACTTTTGGAGTTGCAATGGTTGATGGACAAATACCCTCTGTTGGTTGTCGATAGCGTTAAAACACGTAAAGCTCTGTCTTTGTTAGGTTCTGATaataagaaatttattttgctcACCGATTGTGACAGAATTGAGGATTTGTCGAGTTTATCTTTATTCCGAAATTTATCAGATCTACATCAGCATCCAGGTATTTACGAATCTATTGTGGGGACGTTCACTTGTGCCATACAGCTTAAGAAGAACAAGATTCCATTGGAAACCTATTtagaagaaaatgaaaatatcaaagtttTAATTACCACAGACAAGTTGGCTTGTATGGTGAACGGTCCGTTAGTGATATGTCCCGATAAAGAATGTGTGTCaccattttatattaatagGTACGTGTCGAAAAACATCATAAACTTAGAATTTTTCGAGAATGTGGACAAAGACACGTTAATATTGATCTCTTGTTGGAAAGAAAACAATCAGCTGCTGAACAACTTCAAGATCGTCTATGTTGAAGCATTCTTGAAGGACAACGAATGTAGTGATGAGTCTGGCAGAGTTATTTATGTTAGCGAGAGTGAAGGTTCCTGTGAAAAGTTTGAACAGTTTTGCCACAAGATGAGTAAGAGTAAAGCTCATAATTTCAAGTTGACAGAAAAGGGACAACTGGAATGGGTGAGAAGCAAGAACGGCATCGAAGATCTTGAAAAATTTCGTGTAGAAGGAAGTTTCATGGAAGAATCGGAATTGTTGAGGTACGAAAACAACACCAACATTGTGTGTGCAGAGTCGGGAATGGGAAAAACTGAATTGATGAAGTCTCTAAAAAGTAAATCTTCCTACAATTCTTGGACAATAATGATCTACGCTAGAAACCACTCTCAACATTTCAGACGAAAGAAAGATGACGTGGAAGCTTTTAAAGAGTACATTATCAACAGGATTTATAAGAAATACGAAGAgtttgaattgaaatttttaaaaatgttgataGGAGACACAAAATCTATTGTTGTTAGATATATCTGGGACGGATTGGACGAAGTctcaagtaaaaatttaaaaataataatgaaattaatccGTGATTTGTCTGAAGAAGGTTCGAAGAACTGGATCACTTCGCGGAACAATTTAAAGCTGAGTTTGGAGGAATATTTTGGGGCATTGTCGTGGACCATCTCAGAATTCAACGAAGACCAACAACAAAGATACATcgaaaataaactgtcacatttatcaaacaAAAGAACAGAAAATATCATCCCTACAATTCGTTCGTCTTCGCGTGGAAGTGTTATGGGAAACCCACTGCTGATTTATATTTTGTCAGAATTGTTTAGGATAGAAGATTCTGATTCGAGACACGAGTGGTTAACTGATGGGTCGTTTTCGATAGCGAAGCTGTACCAACACTTTGTCGAAGAAAAGTTTTACATTCATTACACAGAGAAGCACAATTTTGATCCCAACAACGAAGTTCAAACTGAACGAAACGAAGTCACCAAGAACAAGCGAGTTTACAATTATGAAAAGGTCGCcatgaaaatgtattttgacGAAGAAACTGTTGGTGACATGAACGTCGacgatttttttaacaaaataaagtcGGAAAGTGATCATATTGGTATAATTACCAGAGTTGTCGAGATAGATAGTCCTCTGTTCTTACACAGTTCCTTCGGTGAGTACTTCGCAGGTTCGTATCTTGCGCGACATGATCCTCAGGGTGATAAATTTGATCTTTCGGACAGAAAGTACAAAAACATTAGACTTTTTCGTGATTCGCTTGTACAGACAAATTGAGACCACAGCACTTATTAACCCAATATCCCACAACGTTTCTCGCACAATCGCctattagaaaaaattaatgtcattaatgACTTACCTCAGAAGGTATCGGTGTCGTTATTTACTTACAGCATTAGGGTTGTAAGTTCAACTTTCAGATTtgaccctccaccacccggcggcacggaaaatcaagtaatagtgcagtgcttatcaacataattaccgccgtctcgcctccgcattttgactttgttgtgttttattatgttctgtgtcaatgttaaggaacttcctcacgatatgacatgagtataataatatacctttttgaatttcaactaccaatgtgttccctaaatccagaatttttaaatttttaaaaagagattgctgtactattcccgttgctgaaagtGGTAaagtcgaaattttttctaaacatcaaagatttctcatagcaccGGAGAGctctaatatttattaatttttgtgttatatgtctgtgttatattatgtgaatttggaacagctatatctaaaagatatgcttgcttttgttgtttatttaaaacaatgatgtctggtctgttatgcttaatatgaatgtcagttaaaactgttcgatcaaaatataatttgtaattgtcattttccaaacaactttctggtttataactataatgtggttgtgtattctttagtaaattgaatttaacagctaaatttatgtgtataattttagcgaatatatcatgacgtttcttatattcactttgagccaaaacggtgcaagaagaaatgatgtgttcaatagtttccccttcagttccgcaaatcctacatttatcaatgatcgattgtaaaccgcatatgtgttttttataatttcttgtatttataacacgatcttgtattattattattatcattagtaTTAGTATTAATTATCTTGATAGCAGTGTGAAGTGATGACTCATGCGATGGACTTCGTCTATCTATTAACGAGTTGGcggtttttgttattaaatataataatacattgacctcttttttgttgaaatgtacatttatttattttgtaaagaaattaaaatgaatgaataaatttatatcaatctttcatttttacaCAACAAGTTTTATCCACACTTCTAAAACTTACGTACAGCATATTTGGGGAAGTTTAGCAATGGTAAGGATTTCACTCATTTAAATTAAGGCTGTTGCCTAGTGGTTGGCCAAGTAATGGTAAAGCGCGCTAAACggattctaattatttttccacagttttatgtttgaagctatggtgactatattttttgttaaacattaacgtATCTCACCGGGCTACTGtctcagttttttgaaaaattacttcattctttataaaaaaattaataacgtttttcagtaattctagttatttttgctcaatttttcatttagagactatttaaaaagtgcattggATTCAGAAGAACGTATCTCATGGGGCTACTGTctcagtttttggaaaaacaaattagattggaagcaaaaaaataaacaaaagcctCAACAAAACGCGTAAAATTCGGTTATTAGGCAGTCCACTATACTTCTCAACTACCTGGAGGTCGTAAACTCGGGTTGACATAATCACTACTTAATGCCCGCAATGCAACTTTTGTTGGGAAGATACTTGATTTTCTGTTATAAGCCTAGTAGGTACACTTAAAGTATTATCATgaggaaacaaaaataatgtacCTAGTTGAAAAatgaactaattttttaactacctagctttaaaaaaatgaaaatgttctcAGCTGGTGTGTTTTAGTTATTATGGAAGCACTATTATCATTCGTCagtgaagttaagcaacgaTGGCAGACCTcagtgtttggatgggtgacgAGGAAACAACGTTCTATTGTAACTTTAGTATATCATAGTTTCATTacttaggcccggtttattcaccttcaagtaaatttatctggccagtggttgctatggtttagaatctgctattggtagatccgtggtaattaccgttcaaataaagttacttgaaggtgaataaacagGGCCTTAATCTCACAATTGTCTCTTATCCGCAATGTGGTATGAAGGAATTCTGCCATggttaaatttttcacttgtTGCTGTCATCACCAacttaaatcaaataaaatatcgtACCAAGGGGGCTGTTATTTTGGGTACGTTTACATAAATTTATGTGACTAGCCCTGTAGGTTGACCAAATTTGTGACGGGTGTttgaaaaacacaattttttagaTAAGGCCATAGGAAAAAGTCACATGGTGTGAAATCACACGAGCGTGGAGGCCAAGGAATTTCTACATTTCGACTAATTATGCGATCATCAAAAAATTCTCCAGTGAGGAGTTGCTTCATCTTGTTGAAAAGAGGAATTGTGAATTTCATCATCATGCAGTTGATCAATAAATTGATCCAAAATTTCAGTTCGATATCTTTGGGCAGTCAGTATATGTAAcatattcttttattttatgttactTCGGAAAAATATTAGTCCAATTATTTGTCTTTGACTAAATCCTGCAAAACCACAAATCTTTTCAGTATATAATGCCTCTTCGACAATTTCATGTGGATATTCACTACTTAATTCATATTCTGATATTCTGCGAATTTAAATATACTGAAGTATGAAACCATGACTCGTCGGTGAATATAATTTGTGAAAACTCCACATTGTTGCCTACGTTGTCGCCAAGTCAATTGCAAAGACCTAATCTTCTTGGAGAATCTGATGGCTTCAATTCCTGCACTGCTCTGACGCGGTAGGGATAGACATGTAACTTCTTGGGTACTGTGTGCATTATTCCAACAGAGAGATTAATTTGCTGAGTCAATTGTCGGATAGATGTTTTTggtgcattttttattaaatcattaGCAACAATTTCGTCTGGTTTCGAACGGCTCCACTGCCTGGGTTTCGCTAGACACTACCAGTTCCACGAAACAGATTACAGCTCTGTCTAAAATTGTCTTAAACTCTATGTAATCTACAGCAAAGTGTGAAATTCAGCTTGAAATTCTTCAATACAATTTTGCACCGAATAAACCCAAACTCCTCCGACTTTGGTGCCGTTTCGAAAATAACTTTCCATTAATAAAGGTTTATATTTCACAGTGAAAATCATCGTGAGATAGAAAAAGCGAATGTTGTTTATTTGTGAAAGCAgttgatttattataattccACAGAAAACGAAACTCAACTTAAAAAAAGACGTTACACTTGCAAAACACAAATGACATCTGTCAACTTTCAAAGAAGGcatcattttcatttcaacACGCGTTATATACCGAGTGACTGACGATTTGAGTAAATGatacatcaaatgaaataattttgaaaacacctcaataccaactaaattaaaaaacattctTGGGTCCAGTTTATGACAAATGAACATCAACTGGTTTTGCACAGATttgtaaaaatgcaaagaactatatccatgttgtatttttaaataattatttggtGACCGAAGTGTCAATACTGTCTGGAACAGCATGGAGgcaattttgagcaacttattgtatattttgtattgtttacaatttcacATATGTATTTGGttatttgattattttgttctttcttttaatgtatGGATATTCAGAAggacgaataaaaaaatataatacagagtaatttgaaaaaaaaagttggctatcgtctaAAAGAATAAATGtcgaaaaaatatcgaatCAAACGACgttgaagtgtttttcgaactatttcatttgatgtgtatttattcaaatcggataaagaataagtaagataccgcgtcaaaggtttttcgtcagtcatcCGGTATATATTTATACAGTAACgcacaaaattcataaaacgcatcctataatttttgaaaaaaatgcaaaaacacgtcaaacagttttttttttaattctgcgTCTTTTAACGTAGAAcactatagaaaaaaaaattgggatggagccgagtcgaagacccggcctagtaacttacccgacatcaatttaaaccaatctgaattgacccgagatacctacctaattttctgttaaaatttttaccagTTATTACCGCCGAACTCTAAACATGCAAATAACTTTATAAGCCGCCATCTTGGACATTGTCGCAAATAGTACATatcatttccaacataaaaacacatgccttttcaactggtaatgtcaaatttccatgtcacctcattattttttcgagcaacccccaccctcttccacccctcgtagtcggattgacaccaaactctattcggtggtcactattacagagttatttccaatggcaagatccgagattattttgttaaaagtttcagCAGTTATCGCCGTCGATCTATGAAGACGTAAATAACTTTATAAGTCCAccatattggaaaaatccgcaaatggtaaacaccgtttccgacataaaaacacatgccctttcaaacGGTAGAGTCAAATTTCCCTGTtcccttattattttttctacctaccccaccctcttccaccccccgTGGTCCGATTGACACCAAAAGCTTTTCAACCCGAGAGACCATGGGTCAGTTTGTgttggtcaaatttgaaagcaatcgATCAAAGCGTTTTTGAGTAATCGACAAGAAAATTACGAGTACCATGACATccgaatttttgaaatatactacATGCAGTACTCTAGAAGAATCAGACATGTCCACCTCAGATGGAATTCTGATACTGAGACGCCATTCTACCCGAACGCAGTGGTACCAGTGGTAAAATATATAAGACAGATTACTGAAAACAGTGTTGTTCCAATTTTAATTCATTCTgggtacaaaatttaaaaaatataggaaATATTAATctaaagttattttttcaggTTTGGAGTAAACAGAACTGGAACCCTAATTTTATGCGATTTAGCTTTAACAATGTCGAGTGCAGAGGGTGAAGTTAATTTTTACgctttaatgaaaaatatgaaacaaCAAAGACCATATATGGTCAACAGAATAGTAAACCCACTCACTTTACTTACGGAATCTTAACaacaatactaaattttaGGAACATTACTTACTGACACACTTGATCGTTTTGGAATGTTTAATGGAATTACAAACTCCATTCAAAAAATCTCTTGCGGACAATTTCGTCACCAATGTTATCAAACAGCAGCTCAGTTACTTAAAACGATTTAGCTGGCACGATGAGATAGTTCAATCTTGGAGCCCCGAGCCCGCACCCCCTGATAATAACCTTCTGATTCCAACATATGGTTAGTTGTCCTAAAATATGACAGTCTCCTTTATtggttttacatttttaagttgACGGTTATAAGAGAagtaagaaatatttaatcatGCAGCAACCACACAAGGAAATGGCTTCCACATTTTGGAATGTGGTGGTAGAACACAAAATTtctcacattttatttttaaataaacttaaaGTAAGTAGGTATAGTGTAAAATATAATTCATTTCTCATGTCTATACCGATGAAAGTAAAATAtatacattaatttgtttcaggAGAAAAAATTCTTATGGCCTCGAAGATGCAATACTTCTTCAAAGGTAATTAGAGTGAGATATGTGAAAGAGGAGAAAACAGCTTACGGCACAACAACTCAGCTACTGTTGCAAGCGTATATGAAAGAAACTGGAGTAGTGAGaaatacatttacaaaaatcaaaaaatgaaatgacatGTTTCTTGCAGATATTgtatgaaaatttcatttacgtATGTGAATTTAGTAATTGGAATGAAAGACAACTTCCAAATTCAAATGacaatttctttcaaattataGATGAATTTAACAATTTTGCAAGACACTGGGCACCTTTGATCGCATGCAGGTAAGTATTATCAtttatatacagagtgtttctgaaatacgtgtgttaattttaaccagtggaagaacgcaccaaatcatggaacttttctctataacattttgatgagaaagcaatacaaattaatttaaaatttgaaataaattaaccataAAAGtatatacccgcctatgggtaatggcgaaaattttctgttgtgatagaaacagagctttattaaaaagttccattgttatagaaaaaaataaataatcaaaatttagattctcatggttacaaaaaatagaaactagttaatcacacaaaacgactcgtttggtaaaaattgtggggcaaaaaatcttgaaacatttttacgaattttacaaaatgttatagagaaaagtttcataaattgacgagttctttcactggttaaaattaacacacgtatttcaaaaacaccctatATACAGgatggtcccgatataacctgccaaaaaaattctgggtcattagaaggatctaacaagtccaaaaaaccccccttcgttaggtccaaaataatggggataaattaacctctatccacacccattcgacgctgctgaccacaaaaatacctacctactcaggaattaattgttggtgtttgtaaggatgtaaggtacataggtacctgaatcgtttatgacaaatctcaaatctgacaaactaaatcaaattaatgacatttattgaaaacgctgtacactgtgtgcgttaatttaccagcttatttaggtacaaaagatGATTTTGTAGATTGAGATGAAtgagaaataaataaagtggtgttcctgaatgtgtaaataaatgtagaggtagtgtgtgcaaaattgtggaagaactgtgtaataagagtattgtcttaattgtggttaaatagccaaaataatgtattgaataaatttatttacactttacatattcgtactttccaCTCTAACTGCCAATATTTACTAACttatgaaaggtaaactagactagaaacattattttataataaatgttctgtgtgccttccattggcatttaagcacatttgagtacgccggtatcaatttttataaacagaattcagcattatttctgggtttttacgaatctggttcgaggcgtctgttacgcgtttctgttgttggccttttgtatttatttcaacttcgtataccaaatctttcgtgtggtcccaaaaattaaaatccagaggggttaaatggaggatcggcgacaccatcgtattggaatcagtcagaaccaacatCATATAAATGccgatgtagctccacaaaagtacaacgggacggaagaactccttcaggaaaacggtcaccgtatggtcgccttgccggtcttgaattaccacgtgtttcgccatagagtaaatgcaaatcggcgtattcttgttttgtgaatttcataactttctgaagaattcgcaaatttaaaattaaacttgacaaatgtcatagacgttacaggtaccgttgctaaagaaattacagtcaagtaaccagaattacctttttaaaaccgattaactcattagcgtacagcaaattttgatcgatttttcaatttatttatctcgaaaaagaaaagactttcattagaaacattttttgtgtatgagttctactcatcgtcacctattgctggatttcttctggcaggttatatcgggaccaccctgtatagttgtattaaaaagaatttgttttattgaaacaGCGATGGGGTCAGTGCCTGCGGTTTGTTTATGGTGTTATCTTACATTCTAGAGAAATACGAAAACGAATTAGAAATTGATGTGTGTAATGCCATTCGAATCGCAAGAAGAAGCGAAAAAAATTTCTGAATAATTCGGTAATACAGAAAtagttaaattttaacaagggttatcaattttttttctttttagaaACAGCTTGCATTTATATATTCCTTTGTTCGGCATTACTTTCGAAGTATTGAAGGGTATGACCATATAGAGGAATAATAgaatttatctaatcccgtgggataaatgacacttatctcACTCATTTTGAGTGGGGTAAGAACATTATTACCGCACGCATTTGATTACCGCACTCAGTGGGCACTCAGTTCTTATCTCACTGATGTAAATAgataagatttaccttttttttaattcggggcggtcttagataaaatatgctacataacacgtgggctaaaacatattacaggaaattcgtgtgattacagatgaactcgggctacgccctctTCATCTGCAATTTTCACACTggagtcctgtaatattgcttttatcccactaattatgtaacgaacaaaaaataactattttattactgcaatatttttatatttgaaaatttattgtagaatacaaataaataaaatattaatataataaaGGAACATGAGTTCAACTCTTAATTGATATCTCTACTAgaactttttatttatacagtgtggaacaaaatgattttcatctaGTTAGTTACCTTtacattacccttgtaaaataCGAAATGTCGCTCTACGAACCCTTAAAATAtaccttaaaatttgaatgtgatttattgc contains:
- the LOC138128345 gene encoding uncharacterized protein; this translates as MFDDEFVKRPGTLNLGKENEELNTANLILKLTLDDDIQDFRLSSDDPKFGGFDDIICELQTSKEKSKFAIQIKHVNDEQKKKLKIIDLQKKTGKFSLLTFFNHYLEMEDACDPFDLILYTNQKFDFQAEKEHIVLDDGTNKSNVVMTKCCSHPLLSTNENTCCYKFKFAQNHEDKTKIKYSKFFAKFYIYVEQMNVMQLREHIFDKFNKTFCCENDNALKQYLQFIVRWKDREKSKKKLSKTVMKNVLLFNLLSENIRRPMISKEPVNTKIKAFREVILKFDITIFSKQNEDLVKSIWTFDSNELINDTQAQELIVDYQLTSNDKTLLELQWLMDKYPLLVVDSVKTRKALSLLGSDNKKFILLTDCDRIEDLSSLSLFRNLSDLHQHPGIYESIVGTFTCAIQLKKNKIPLETYLEENENIKVLITTDKLACMVNGPLVICPDKECVSPFYINRYVSKNIINLEFFENVDKDTLILISCWKENNQLLNNFKIVYVEAFLKDNECSDESGRVIYVSESEGSCEKFEQFCHKMSKSKAHNFKLTEKGQLEWVRSKNGIEDLEKFRVEGSFMEESELLRYENNTNIVCAESGMGKTELMKSLKSKSSYNSWTIMIYARNHSQHFRRKKDDVEAFKEYIINRIYKKYEEFELKFLKMLIGDTKSIVVRYIWDGLDEVSSKNLKIIMKLIRDLSEEGSKNWITSRNNLKLSLEEYFGALSWTISEFNEDQQQRYIENKLSHLSNKRTENIIPTIRSSSRGSVMGNPLLIYILSELFRIEDSDSRHEWLTDGSFSIAKLYQHFVEEKFYIHYTEKHNFDPNNEVQTERNEVTKNKRVYNYEKVAMKMYFDEETVGDMNVDDFFNKIKSESDHIGIITRVVEIDSPLFLHSSFGEYFAGSYLARHDPQGDKFDLSDRKYKNIRLFRDSLVQTN